In Brassica napus cultivar Da-Ae chromosome A3, Da-Ae, whole genome shotgun sequence, the sequence AAAACTTATCTGTAAACGGTTTTCCATAGTTCTTAAACATAACGGAGTCAACTAGTGACATAAGCTTCTGAAACTTCTCAGCCTTCTCGCGcttatctttgtttttgttatcaAACAGTATCTTTTGATTGTCACATAATTCAAGAATCTCTTCCAGAAACTCAGGGCACTCCTGACCCAAGTAGTCATCCAACGTCTCGTTCGTCATGCTCTCACTTTTTGCTTCAGTGTGGTCCGCAATGTCAACTAGATCCTCCACATGTGATGGCCAGATCTCTTCGTATTTGGATGACATGAGAAGACCACTGATTCCAATTAGCTGCAGTTCTGTTCTAGGTACTGGCTTAGAAGACAAGAACTGATCCATGATGTTCATGGTTAGGTAAAAAGGTTCAGGGTTAAGCTCGAATCTGACACATACATCTACCAACCATTTAACCAGAATAATTCTCATCTTCTCGTTAATCTCAGGCTTTGACCTCATGTAATCTTTTGAACGCCATTCACTCTCAACAGATTTATACAAACTGTAGATATCTTCCACATATTCAACAGATGCAAGGTCATCCTTAGCATCAGTAGAGTCGACATCAAAAATCTCTTCTTTCTGTTTCTTCTCAAAACAGCAAACAGTCTTGCTTCTCGCGGTAAGAACATACGTGTAAGAGACAGCTGTTTTATTTTTAGCGGCCGGGGATTTCTTCTCGATCTCATGGACAGCAACTAAGACATGTTCTTCATCACTGTGTGAGATTATCTCCATAACATCTACATCCTTAGGTTTCTCAGCTCTTTTCTTTGGCTTTGGTACCACGACTCTCTTCACCACAAGCTTGACGAGTGGGGCATGCTGAGAGCATGTACGAGGAAGATTGATCTTAGCCGTGTCATTCTTTGGGTGATTTCTTCGAAAAACATTGTCGATATCTTCAAAAACTTGACGGTTTCTCCCTTCCCCAGCATTCTTCTCATCATCTTCCACAACAATAGCAACAACATCACCCATGGTTTGCCAAGGAACAATCGATCTCCTTAGatttgttctcttcttcttcttcttattcttcactttcttcttcttcttcttcactctcttGAAGTCTCCCATAGTTTTGTTGGCTTCTCCTAAGCGTTTTATTGTTTCCTCTTGAAGCTTACTCACTTCATCATGAGCTATCAACCACTCTTCCGTCTGTTTCTTCAAGTTGATTTCTTGAAGCTTAAGCAATCTTTGGTTGTATGAACCGTTCTTATAGCTATCGGATCGTCCACTACCTCTTGCTTCAACTTGTTTTTCTTCCTTCTTCAACTTTGTTGTTCTTATTGCTCTGGTTCGATGAATAATATCCGTCGTGAACAGTACCCGTGAATAGTACTTCGATGATGAACAGTGCTCAGGGTTGATTTCCACCCACGTATATTCCAACTTCGttttacccttcttcttctttgtgaatATCAACCCAAACCTTGTATTTAACATATGTGACGTGTAAAACTCTTGTATACACCATTCATGATTTTGCACCACATTCACGTAAACCTCCATGTCTTTTCCATGTTTAACGTCCAACTGCTGCTGTGCCTTGTCTCCGGGTATATCAAAAACCCAGTTCCTGAACCTCCATCTCGTCTTCTTCTTTGCATTCTTTCTCTGCTTCTGAGACAGCTTCTCCATGGATGCAAGACGTGCACCTTCTCCGTCACAGGCCATCACCTGTGTTTTCATATCTGATTTAATCAGTGGGATCTCGTTCTTTCCTTCCTTCGTTATCACCGGCTGGATCATATTCAAGATCGGTTCATAACTCACAATCACCTCTGATTTTTTGGTCACTTCTTCTTTCGCTTTCTCACTCTCGAGGGATCCTCGATCCATCATCGCGATGATTCTATCGATGCATCTCATCACCTGATTCATGCGCTCTTCAAAGGATcgaaacctggctctgataccaaatatagaatttCGAATCGTATAAAACTCAATAATAAGAATAACTCTCTTATTAATCTCTTAAGGAAAACTCACTCAAAAACCTTAAGTTCTCACACAATCACAAAACTCGTAAGTTATGCAACACACTtgcatctccttatatataactcaaattacctaaactcattaggtatAACATAATTGGATATTTTCCTAATCCTTTAAAACATAACTCGGTAGGATTAGAAGTTAACTTATTTCTCAAGTTTCCTTTTTCCTTCAAGCTTAATCCAACATGGCACAAAAGAGGAACTTGAGCTTTTCACATATGCATTGGAAAAGTACTCGttttccatgtttttttttttgtatttatcgaTGGCTGGCTTATTACATGACTTGCTAATGCAGGTGGCTTCCCGAAGCACCTAACGGGATACCTGACAGCATGAAACACCTTTACCGGACCATAATCGATTTCTATGATAAACTCGAGGATGAGCTTGAGAAGCAAGGAAGGTCCGGTTGTGGCTTCCATCTTAAAAAATCAGTTAAGACCTTAAGATTCAATTTTACGAatactttaattattttttatttattttaaaatcctcATTATCAGACCTAACTGATGATTTTTTCTTAATCAGTTGAAATCAACATCCAATGGATACATGCAAGAAGTAAACTGGTTGAAAAAGGATTACACTGCTAAATTTGACGAGTATAAAGAGAATGCGATCTTGTCTTCCGCTTACTATGCCATAATGGGCGTGACATTCGTCGGAATGGGAGAAGTGGCGAAACTTGATGCTTTTGAATGGTTAAGTTCGCATCCTAAAATTAGGACAGCAGCAGAGATTATCTGTCGATTCACAGATGACATTACTAGCTATGATGTGAGCACAAACTTGGAGTTTAGAGTCCTAACCATATATAAAGTATATCCAAGTTTTTTTctatccaaaaaaaaagtatatccaagttttaaaaaaaatgtatttacaCGTATGTCtcaaattgaatatttttttgccAAGGTATTGAATACTTTTGACATATTGGCATATCATGATTGCAGTTTGAACACAAAAGGGAACACGTAGCGACGGGCATCGATTGTTACATGAAGCAGTTTTGTGTTTCCAAGGAATTAGCCGTACATGGATTATTCAATATTGTATCAAATGCTTGGAAGGAGTTGAATCAAGAGCTAATGAGGCCTCACTCGTTTCTTTTCCCTTTCTTGATGCGAATTCTTAACCTTTCGCGTATCATCGATGTCGTCTACAGGTACGAAGATGCTTACACCCACCCCGAATTCTTAAAAGAGCACATTGTCTCTTTGCTCATTGAAAATATCCccatttaagaattttattgtGGTGGACTGGTGGAGATTATTACAATCCATGGAATTCCATAACGCAATGATGGCAAGGTAAATTTCGCATATTATGGTAGTTGAGCTATGTCGATCCAacatattatttgtattttttaatccCTGTCGGTCTGTGTTGTACTGATTTTTATcagtaaattgtttttttttcttaaacacttatcagtaaattgtttttatttcaatttttttcaacCCATTTGTATTTTAACTATTATTTCCATGACTCGATTTCTAttgggatatatatatatatatagaagatatATGTAAATATCATAAGCTAGTGGTTAATCATGTAATTAGTAGTAAGTAGTTTACCCTAGTGTACATGTATATAAGGAGGTTACTCATCTAATAATAAGATAACTTTTCCTATAATCTATATGGTATCTGAGCTTACGCTCCTACAAACCTAAATTTTTCAAACCTAAACCAAAAGCCGCCATCATGAGTTCATCGTCAAACACCAATGAGATCATCTCTCTCAACAGAAACACAACCACGCTTCTCAACCTTAACATGTCTAATGTTACTAAACTCACCAGCACCAACTACCTTATGTGGAGTCTTCAAGTTCATGCCTTACTGGATGGGTATGCTCTCGCCAAACACCTTGACTCCACAGTCGTCGCTCCTGCTGCAACGATTACTACTGACGACGTTGCTACTGAAAATCCTGAGTTTGTGCACTGGACAAGATAGGACAGACTGATCTATAGCGCTCTCCTTGGCGCCATCTCACCCTCAATCCAACCGATAGTCTCTCGATCCACCACTGCTGCTCAGATCTGGGAGAGGCTTGCTGAAACATACGCAAAACCGAGTAGGGGACATATAAAACAGCTCCGAGATCAGCTGTGCTTCTTCACCAAAGGTAACAAGACAGTCGATGAGTATATCCAAGGTGTTGTAACCAAGCTTGATCAACTTGCCATCCTTGGAAAGCCATACGATCATGAGGATCAAGTTGAGATCATACTTGGAGGGCTTCCTGAAGAATACAAAAACGTGGTTGATCAGATCGAAGGCAAAGACACTGCCCCGAGTGTTCCAGAGATACATGAGAGACTTCTCAACTACGAAGCCAAGCTTCTCAATGGCAAAGACACCTCCTCTGTGATTGTTCCCACCTCGGCGAATGCAGTTCAACATCGCAATCagaccaacaacaacaacaaccgcaACTACAACAACCggagaaacaacaacaacaccaactCCTTCAGCAATGATCCTAATCGGCAATATGCGGCTTCTACCTACAGACCTGAAACACGCACATTCAAGCCCTATCTTGGGAAGTGCCAGCTGTGTAACACACAGGGTCACAGTGCAAGACGATGCCCTCAATACCAACCAGCTCAGCTGCTCATGAATCAACAACAAGCCAACATTTTTCTCCCATGGCAGCCGCAGGCCAATCTGGCTATGAATGCACCGTATACTGCTACAAACTGGCTGCTTGACTCGGGGGCGACGCACCACATCACGTCGGACCTCAACAATCTCTCCATGCACCAGCCATACCGCGGTGGTGATGATGTTCTAATCGCAGACGGTTCTGCCTTGCCGATTACTCATACGGGTTCCTCCTTACTTCCAACTCAAACTCGTGACTTTTCTTTACAGAAAATTTTATGTGTTCCAAATATTGACAAGAACTTGATATCAGTATATCGTCTGTGCAACACTAATAGAGTTTTGGTTGAATTTTTCCCTGCCTcttttcaggtgaaggatctcagcACGGGTGTCCCATTGCTCCAAGGCAAGATTAAGAATAAGCTGTATGAATGGCCAGTCTCGATGTCTCAGGCAAAGGCCATGGTTACTGCATCAACTCCAAAAACATCTCTTCTTCCGTGGCATTCTCGGCTCGGCCACCCttctttttcagttttaaaCACTATTATTTCTCAGTTTTCTTTACCTTTTTCTTCTCCAAAACAGAAACCTTTGTCTTGTTCTGAATGTTTGATTAATAAGAGCCATCGTTTACCTTTTACAAACACCTCTATTGTTTCACATCGACCTCTAGAGTATGTTTTCACAGATGTCTGGTCGTCTCCTATTGTCTCAGTCGACAATTTCAAATACTACATCATCCTTGTGGATCACTTCACTCGATACACGTGGCTCTATCCACTCAAGCAAAAATCTCAAGTTAAAGAAGTCTTCATTGCATAC encodes:
- the LOC106380497 gene encoding uncharacterized protein LOC106380497; this encodes MNQVMRCIDRIIAMMDRGSLESEKAKEEVTKKSEVIVSYEPILNMIQPVITKEGKNEIPLIKSDMKTQVMACDGEGARLASMEKLSQKQRKNAKKKTRWRFRNWVFDIPGDKAQQQLDVKHGKDMEVYVNVVQNHEWCIQEFYTSHMLNTRFGLIFTKKKKGKTKLEYTWVEINPEHCSSSKYYSRVLFTTDIIHRTRAIRTTKLKKEEKQVEARGSGRSDSYKNGSYNQRLLKLQEINLKKQTEEWLIAHDEVSKLQEETIKRLGEANKTMGDFKRVKKKKKKVKNKKKKKRTNLRRSIVPWQTMGDVVAIVVEDDEKNAGEGRNRQVFEDIDNVFRRNHPKNDTAKINLPRTCSQHAPLVKLVVKRVVVPKPKKRAEKPKDVDVMEIISHSDEEHVLVAVHEIEKKSPAAKNKTAVSYTYVLTARSKTVCCFEKKQKEEIFDVDSTDAKDDLASVEYVEDIYSLYKSVESEWRSKDYMRSKPEINEKMRIILVKWLVDVCVRFELNPEPFYLTMNIMDQFLSSKPVPRTELQLIGISGLLMSSKYEEIWPSHVEDLVDIADHTEAKSESMTNETLDDYLGQECPEFLEEILELCDNQKILFDNKNKDKREKAEKFQKLMSLVDSVMFKNYGKPFTDKFFHELQEVAIKLHDQKREVERLKGYSKSEVLDKFKILAEQETRTVTKTLRTDRDGKLVSYEFQDYSNKHGIKRYLIALYVHKRNGVVERHNRTLAKMTKSILKHISTLNYLWRESARCATYLINKIASRSLVERSSYEELKGKKPNVEVLRIFGYIGYARTDYAGKESLWISVTFIIGLREFGSDGSQNPRVMRANMINQEELDKKEEENNDDEVDYGDEEQEWSQPQFRRSTRMSVRPAYLSDFVLMTKTECVHFLVIINKEQWIETCKEVSLYQKEEKDNLIIMAVYVDELFVTDKELPIVGANSSYNVATGDGKSMAGHSFLFGGCLVTWCLSKQEIVAISSCALGRFKFKEMRGVEDLSKLEFKLKGENVGLSLKEKGNLRNKLTSNPTELCFKGLGKYPIMLYLMSLGNLSYI